One window of the Alphaproteobacteria bacterium genome contains the following:
- a CDS encoding DUF1150 family protein, with translation MANQEGHATSKTALAQQMRELSPAAFAALGAEGVAYIKPVAIDGGTQFAVFLADGREVAVIADRTLAEIVVRQNDLEPVSVH, from the coding sequence ATGGCTAATCAAGAAGGACACGCCACATCGAAAACGGCGCTCGCCCAGCAGATGCGTGAACTCTCACCGGCGGCGTTTGCGGCGCTCGGTGCCGAAGGGGTCGCGTACATAAAACCAGTCGCGATCGACGGCGGGACGCAATTTGCGGTGTTCCTCGCCGATGGGCGCGAGGTCGCGGTCATTGCCGATCGGACGCTTGCTGAAATCGTCGTCCGCCAGAACGACCTGGAACCGGTCAGCGTCCACTAA
- a CDS encoding Hsp20 family protein translates to MGRLSLFDHPLLLGFEEVERTVDRLAKSGQDGYPPYNIEQTGPGGLRISLAVAGFADDQLSVTVEANQLIVRGRQTVEERDRVFLHRGIAARQFQRAFVLADGIDVTGAFLDKGLLHIDLARPPAESLVRSVEITSAKKKGRQPLDIGLNDG, encoded by the coding sequence ATGGGGCGTTTGTCGCTCTTCGACCACCCTTTGCTCCTTGGATTTGAGGAGGTCGAACGCACCGTCGATCGCCTCGCCAAATCCGGGCAAGACGGGTACCCCCCCTACAATATCGAGCAAACCGGACCGGGCGGACTGCGGATATCGCTCGCCGTCGCCGGTTTCGCCGACGATCAACTCAGCGTCACCGTCGAAGCCAACCAGCTCATCGTGCGCGGCCGGCAAACGGTGGAAGAGCGCGACCGCGTGTTTCTCCATCGCGGCATCGCGGCGCGGCAGTTTCAGCGCGCCTTTGTTCTAGCCGACGGAATCGATGTGACCGGCGCGTTCCTCGACAAGGGCCTGCTACATATCGATTTGGCGCGGCCACCGGCGGAGTCGCTGGTGCGCTCGGTAGAGATCACCTCGGCTAAGAAAAAAGGGCGTCAGCCCCTCGATATCGGTCTAAACGATGGCTAA
- the speE gene encoding polyamine aminopropyltransferase encodes MTDWFRETLHPTVLQSFARRNVLFEGDTDFQHVEIFENEALGRVMALDGIVQTTEADEFVYHEMLVHVAAFALGDMRNVLIVGGGDGGALREVLRHPVERATMVDIDGQVVALSKEFLPRLSAGAFDDARANVIVGDGVGFVNETTEKYDLVIVDSTDPVGPGEGLFTRAFYQRCESILAPRGVVVTQNGVPFLQADELRRTSQRFDGVFEHHGFYVIAVPTYYGGFMALGWGSNGLDLAAPPTAAMRQRIAGAGLATRYYNADIHGAAFALPQYVRDILAVKGP; translated from the coding sequence ATGACAGATTGGTTCCGTGAAACGCTCCATCCGACGGTGTTGCAGTCCTTTGCGCGCCGCAACGTATTGTTCGAGGGCGACACGGATTTCCAACACGTTGAGATCTTCGAGAACGAAGCGCTCGGCCGCGTCATGGCGCTGGACGGCATCGTGCAGACGACCGAGGCCGACGAGTTCGTCTATCACGAAATGTTGGTGCACGTTGCGGCGTTTGCCTTGGGCGACATGCGCAACGTCCTCATCGTTGGGGGCGGCGACGGCGGCGCGTTGCGTGAGGTGCTGCGCCATCCGGTCGAGCGCGCGACCATGGTCGACATCGACGGTCAGGTCGTTGCGCTCAGCAAAGAATTCTTGCCTCGCCTAAGCGCCGGTGCCTTCGACGATGCCCGGGCCAATGTAATCGTTGGCGACGGCGTCGGGTTCGTCAACGAGACGACGGAAAAGTACGACCTGGTCATCGTCGATTCGACCGATCCGGTGGGCCCCGGCGAAGGCTTGTTCACCCGGGCGTTTTACCAACGCTGCGAATCGATCCTCGCGCCGCGCGGTGTGGTCGTGACGCAGAACGGTGTGCCGTTCCTGCAGGCCGATGAATTGCGCCGGACGTCCCAACGGTTCGACGGCGTTTTCGAACACCATGGTTTCTACGTGATCGCGGTCCCCACCTACTATGGCGGGTTCATGGCGCTGGGTTGGGGCAGCAACGGCCTCGACCTTGCAGCCCCTCCGACGGCGGCAATGCGGCAACGGATTGCCGGCGCGGGGCTGGCGACGCGCTACTACAACGCAGATATCCATGGCGCCGCATTTGCGCTGCCGCAGTACGTTCGCGACATCTTGGCGGTCAAAGGCCCGTAA
- a CDS encoding gamma carbonic anhydrase family protein: MSDFGPLVRVDDAAYIHPTAQIYGAVKIGRGSSVWINVAMRAEVFAIDIGAHTNIQDFAMIHVGATTPTVIGDHCSITHHCTIHGCTIEDNCLIGINATIMDGAVIGANSIVAGGAFVREGTVVPPNSIVMGMPAQVTKTRNNWIANRFNAFLYEQNAVAFSRGEHRVWADPAGQDAANTHMDALRAEFARLYGESP; encoded by the coding sequence ATGTCTGATTTTGGACCGTTGGTGCGCGTGGACGACGCCGCATACATCCATCCCACCGCCCAAATCTACGGGGCCGTCAAAATCGGACGGGGGTCATCGGTTTGGATCAATGTCGCGATGCGGGCCGAAGTATTCGCGATCGACATCGGCGCCCACACCAACATTCAAGACTTTGCCATGATCCATGTGGGCGCAACGACACCGACGGTGATCGGCGATCATTGCTCCATCACCCATCACTGTACGATTCACGGCTGCACCATCGAGGACAATTGTCTGATCGGTATCAACGCGACGATCATGGATGGCGCGGTCATCGGTGCGAACTCGATCGTCGCCGGGGGGGCGTTTGTTCGCGAAGGAACCGTTGTGCCGCCCAATTCGATCGTGATGGGCATGCCAGCGCAGGTCACCAAGACCCGCAATAATTGGATCGCCAACCGGTTCAACGCATTCCTCTATGAGCAAAATGCCGTGGCATTCAGCCGCGGCGAACACCGGGTCTGGGCCGACCCGGCCGGACAGGACGCGGCCAACACACATATGGACGCACTGCGCGCCGAATTCGCCCGCCTTTACGGCGAGTCTCCCTGA
- a CDS encoding cyclic nucleotide-binding domain-containing protein, producing the protein MSTSKSFERRSIGAQTTIFGEGQPGDNAYLIVSGHVEIRKGTMSDHPHVIAVLGPGDVVGEMALFDERPRMAEAVTVEDTEVIVVARDEFMKRLNEMNPVMKRMLQIMVGRVRSMTDEFMKRKGDSRWSDESNGAPPSS; encoded by the coding sequence ATGTCGACAAGCAAAAGTTTCGAGAGACGTTCGATCGGCGCCCAGACAACCATATTTGGCGAGGGGCAGCCGGGAGACAATGCCTACCTGATCGTTAGCGGCCACGTCGAAATCCGCAAGGGAACGATGTCGGACCATCCCCATGTCATCGCGGTCTTGGGGCCGGGCGACGTCGTGGGAGAAATGGCGTTGTTCGACGAACGGCCCCGCATGGCCGAAGCCGTCACCGTCGAGGACACTGAGGTAATTGTCGTCGCGCGCGACGAATTCATGAAGCGCTTGAACGAAATGAATCCGGTGATGAAGCGTATGCTTCAGATCATGGTGGGCCGCGTCCGCAGCATGACGGACGAGTTCATGAAGCGAAAAGGCGACAGCCGCTGGAGCGACGAGTCGAACGGCGCCCCGCCGTCGTCCTAA
- a CDS encoding class I SAM-dependent methyltransferase, with translation MAETVPHPMLPQANHDELAGQQFVQAMKMHVSSNITAGNHKIYDGAVRPAFEKKHRRPPESRHEVRRLMEREPYHQMWGSLMRLGQELMWDTVIDSVDRQLDGLIVRAKPKRTVGTLTLDPTLEQPRYLAAVDQHGQPGSYYTDTCADDVRAGAVLDRGASIYHFGRAGGAGMEGRGRTLVQFLWEKYPSLNPKEILDLGCSVGASTVPLARYFPKARVHAIDTGAPLLRYAHGRAEAMGIPIHYAQQDAADLKYPDASMDLVVSLVMLHETSTKALPQILDECYRVLRPGGVVVHLEVPVRYAHMPNLMEQVLRDWQTYYNDEPFWGRVCETDLVSALTQAGFRDAYEGYQRQTLDPRRGVTGFSTTADSRPGHWYLATATKP, from the coding sequence ATGGCCGAGACCGTACCCCACCCGATGCTCCCCCAGGCCAATCACGACGAGTTGGCGGGGCAGCAGTTCGTGCAAGCCATGAAGATGCACGTATCCTCCAATATCACCGCCGGTAACCACAAGATTTACGACGGCGCGGTGCGGCCGGCGTTCGAGAAGAAGCACCGGCGGCCGCCAGAATCGCGCCACGAGGTGCGGCGGTTGATGGAGCGCGAGCCCTATCACCAGATGTGGGGATCGTTGATGCGCCTCGGCCAAGAACTGATGTGGGACACCGTGATCGACAGTGTCGATCGCCAGCTCGACGGTCTGATCGTGCGCGCCAAGCCGAAGCGGACGGTTGGGACCCTGACGCTCGACCCGACGCTCGAACAGCCGCGCTACCTCGCGGCGGTCGATCAGCACGGCCAACCGGGTAGCTACTATACGGACACCTGCGCGGACGATGTGCGCGCCGGGGCCGTCCTCGACCGCGGCGCATCGATCTATCACTTCGGCCGGGCCGGCGGGGCTGGGATGGAGGGCCGCGGCCGCACGCTGGTCCAATTCCTGTGGGAGAAGTATCCCAGCCTGAATCCGAAAGAGATCCTCGATCTCGGCTGTTCGGTCGGCGCGAGTACCGTGCCGCTGGCGCGGTACTTCCCAAAAGCCCGCGTCCACGCAATCGATACTGGCGCGCCGCTGCTGCGGTATGCCCATGGCCGCGCCGAAGCGATGGGCATACCGATCCATTATGCGCAACAGGATGCGGCAGATCTGAAGTACCCGGACGCCAGCATGGATCTCGTGGTGTCGCTCGTGATGCTGCACGAAACGAGCACCAAAGCGTTGCCCCAGATCCTCGACGAGTGCTACCGCGTGCTACGCCCCGGGGGCGTTGTCGTCCATCTTGAGGTGCCGGTGCGTTACGCGCACATGCCCAACCTGATGGAGCAAGTCCTGCGCGACTGGCAGACCTACTACAACGACGAACCGTTCTGGGGCCGTGTTTGTGAAACCGATTTGGTGTCGGCGCTAACCCAAGCGGGCTTCCGCGACGCCTATGAGGGATACCAACGACAAACTCTCGACCCGCGCCGGGGGGTGACCGGATTCAGCACCACCGCCGACTCCCGTCCCGGCCATTGGTACCTCGCAACGGCGACTAAACCCTAG
- a CDS encoding FYDLN acid domain-containing protein: protein MAKPEWGSKCQCQSCDLKFYDMGKSPAICPGCGTEFKVVVATRPAPRAVVKEAKKPPPKHDRRKRPAGGEDDGDELVDDLDDDDVDDDDVDDAVDLDDDDDDDNLDEVIESGPGN, encoded by the coding sequence ATGGCGAAACCGGAATGGGGAAGCAAGTGCCAATGTCAGAGTTGCGATCTGAAGTTCTACGACATGGGCAAATCGCCTGCTATTTGCCCGGGCTGCGGCACCGAATTCAAGGTCGTCGTGGCTACGCGTCCGGCGCCCCGAGCGGTCGTCAAAGAAGCGAAAAAGCCACCGCCCAAACACGACCGTCGCAAGCGTCCGGCAGGGGGCGAGGACGACGGCGACGAGCTCGTCGACGATCTCGACGATGACGATGTTGACGACGACGATGTCGACGACGCCGTCGATCTCGACGATGACGACGACGACGACAATCTCGACGAAGTCATCGAAAGCGGCCCCGGTAACTAG
- the aroA gene encoding 3-phosphoshikimate 1-carboxyvinyltransferase codes for MTAFQSHPLRTPLRGTIAIPGDKSISHRALIFGALSVGETTIANLLEGDDVLRTAAALRALGAAIDRRDDGSWSVQGCGVGGLRAPAEVLDLGNSGTGVRLLMGVAATHPFVTFFGGDASLSRRPMGRVMTPLEKFGASFVSRDGQLPCAVVGAQRPLPIEHEMTVASAQVKSAILLAGLNAPGETSVLERAATRDHTERMLRAFGADIRIDRDEAFTRITVVGQPELRASPVTVPADPSSAAFFVVAATLIEGSDVLIEGVSMNPLRAGLFDVLRDMGADIAVANATEINGEPVADLRVRSAALHGIDIPPERAPSMIDEYPILAVAAAVAQGDTVMRGLEELRVKESDRLSAIALGLEACGVGVAQSADGLVVHGCGGAVNGGGRVVTNHDHRIAMAFAILGLAARHPVTIDDDRMIATSFPTFMPLAQRLGASLVPLNQ; via the coding sequence ATGACGGCCTTTCAATCGCATCCTCTTCGTACGCCGCTCCGCGGCACCATCGCCATCCCAGGCGACAAATCGATCTCGCACCGCGCGTTGATTTTTGGCGCGTTGAGCGTCGGCGAAACGACAATCGCCAACCTGCTGGAAGGCGATGACGTCTTGCGCACCGCCGCGGCGCTCCGTGCCCTCGGCGCGGCAATCGACCGACGCGACGACGGCAGTTGGAGCGTCCAGGGTTGCGGTGTCGGCGGGCTGCGCGCGCCCGCCGAAGTCCTCGATCTCGGCAATTCCGGGACCGGCGTCCGGCTCCTGATGGGAGTCGCGGCGACCCATCCGTTCGTCACCTTCTTCGGCGGGGACGCATCGCTGAGCCGGCGCCCGATGGGCCGGGTGATGACGCCCCTTGAAAAATTCGGTGCCTCCTTTGTCAGCCGTGACGGCCAACTCCCCTGTGCCGTCGTCGGCGCGCAGCGCCCGCTTCCGATCGAGCACGAAATGACCGTGGCGAGCGCCCAGGTAAAATCGGCGATCCTCCTGGCGGGGTTGAACGCACCGGGAGAGACGAGCGTTCTCGAACGCGCCGCGACGCGCGATCATACCGAACGCATGCTGCGTGCCTTCGGCGCGGATATCCGGATCGACCGCGATGAAGCGTTCACGCGAATCACCGTGGTCGGCCAACCGGAACTTCGCGCCTCCCCCGTCACGGTGCCCGCCGACCCGTCGTCGGCCGCGTTCTTCGTCGTTGCCGCGACGCTAATTGAAGGCTCCGATGTCCTCATCGAAGGGGTCAGCATGAATCCGCTGCGTGCCGGCCTGTTCGACGTGCTGCGCGACATGGGCGCCGACATCGCCGTCGCCAATGCAACGGAAATCAACGGTGAACCGGTTGCCGATCTGCGGGTTCGGTCCGCCGCGCTGCACGGGATCGACATCCCGCCCGAACGGGCACCCAGCATGATCGACGAATACCCGATCTTGGCCGTCGCCGCCGCCGTCGCCCAGGGCGACACGGTGATGCGCGGCCTGGAGGAACTGCGGGTCAAAGAAAGCGACCGGCTGAGCGCGATCGCCCTGGGACTTGAGGCCTGCGGTGTGGGCGTCGCGCAATCCGCCGACGGTCTTGTGGTGCACGGCTGCGGCGGTGCCGTAAACGGCGGCGGACGCGTTGTGACCAACCACGATCACCGCATTGCCATGGCGTTTGCCATCCTGGGCCTTGCCGCGCGGCACCCCGTTACGATCGACGACGACCGCATGATCGCCACGAGCTTCCCCACCTTTATGCCGCTGGCCCAGCGGCTCGGCGCATCGCTGGTGCCGCTGAACCAATGA
- the cmk gene encoding (d)CMP kinase produces the protein MIVAIDGPAAAGKGTLARKIAGALGFAHLDTGALYRAVGLRVLRAGQDPSDPEAALRAARALDPSELSDPALRDEATGSAASMVSAYPAVRAALLDFQRNFAKTPPNGAPGAVIEGRDIGTVICPDADIKLFIDAALAVRAQRRHGELTGKGSGIALAEVQAEMAARDARDRERADSPLRPAPDAHLLDTTDLDIDGVFAAAMRLIGNVAKLQGR, from the coding sequence ATGATTGTGGCGATCGACGGACCGGCTGCCGCCGGCAAGGGGACGTTGGCACGCAAAATCGCGGGAGCCCTCGGTTTTGCCCACCTGGATACCGGCGCGCTCTACCGCGCCGTGGGGCTACGGGTGCTCCGGGCCGGCCAGGATCCCAGCGACCCCGAGGCGGCGCTGCGCGCGGCGCGCGCCCTCGATCCAAGCGAGTTGTCCGATCCGGCACTCCGCGACGAAGCGACCGGATCGGCGGCATCGATGGTCTCGGCCTACCCGGCGGTGCGCGCCGCCCTGCTCGATTTCCAGCGGAATTTCGCCAAAACCCCGCCAAACGGGGCCCCCGGCGCGGTAATCGAGGGCCGCGACATCGGCACCGTTATTTGCCCGGACGCCGATATCAAACTCTTTATCGACGCCGCGTTGGCGGTCCGGGCCCAGCGGCGTCACGGGGAACTCACCGGCAAGGGAAGCGGGATCGCCCTCGCCGAGGTGCAAGCCGAGATGGCCGCGCGGGACGCGCGCGACCGCGAACGCGCCGATTCCCCACTGCGGCCCGCACCGGACGCACACTTGCTCGATACCACGGATTTGGATATAGACGGGGTTTTCGCGGCAGCCATGCGCCTTATTGGCAACGTCGCGAAGCTGCAGGGGCGCTAA
- the rpsA gene encoding 30S ribosomal protein S1, whose product MSATTHEAMPNTGEDFAALLEESLGANEDLEGSVIKGIVVAIENDDAVVDVGLKSEGRVALKEFALPGQPAEIKVGDTVEVYLERMENRNGEAVLSREKARREESWEKLEEAFEKTERVTGHIFGRVKGGFTVDLSGAVAFLPGSQVDIRPVRDVGPLMNSPQPFQILKMDRRRGNIVVSRRAVLEETRAEARSELLNTLSEGQVLDGVVKNITDYGAFVDLGGIDGLLHVTDMAWRRIGHPSEVLNIGETVKVQVIKVNPESQRISLGMKQLESDPWDGVEVKFPVNAKFTGRVTNITDYGAFVELEPGVEGLVHVSEMSWTKKNVHPGKIVSTSQEVEVVILDVDAAKRRISLGLKQTMDNPWEAFEASHPVGTLVEGEIKGITEFGLFIGLDGGVDGLVHLSDITWTGSGEEAAAQYQKGQIVKAKVLDVSTEKERISLGIKQLTDDPFDSVSDGVVKGSTVTCTVSEVKEGGIEVTLPTGWSTFIRRSDLSRDRSDQRPDRFAPGDKVDAKVMSVDPENRKVSVSIKALEVADEKEAMAQFGSSDSGASLGDILGAALRDKEKAGDK is encoded by the coding sequence ATGTCGGCAACGACACACGAAGCCATGCCCAACACCGGCGAAGACTTCGCCGCCCTCCTCGAAGAATCCCTCGGTGCCAACGAAGACCTCGAAGGGTCGGTAATTAAGGGAATCGTCGTTGCGATTGAAAACGACGACGCGGTGGTCGACGTCGGACTGAAGTCCGAAGGTCGGGTCGCGCTCAAGGAATTTGCACTGCCGGGCCAGCCGGCCGAAATCAAAGTCGGCGACACTGTCGAGGTCTACCTCGAACGGATGGAAAACCGGAACGGCGAAGCGGTACTCAGCCGTGAAAAGGCGCGCCGCGAAGAATCCTGGGAAAAGCTCGAAGAAGCATTCGAAAAGACCGAGCGGGTCACCGGCCACATCTTCGGTCGCGTCAAAGGCGGCTTCACCGTCGACCTTTCGGGCGCCGTCGCCTTTCTCCCGGGCAGCCAGGTCGACATCCGGCCGGTCCGCGATGTCGGTCCCCTGATGAATTCGCCGCAGCCCTTCCAAATCCTCAAGATGGATCGCCGCCGCGGCAACATCGTCGTCTCGCGCCGCGCGGTTTTGGAAGAGACCCGCGCCGAGGCCCGTTCGGAACTTCTCAACACCCTCTCCGAGGGACAAGTTCTCGATGGCGTCGTCAAGAACATCACCGATTACGGTGCGTTCGTGGATCTGGGCGGCATCGACGGCCTCCTCCATGTCACCGACATGGCGTGGCGCCGCATCGGGCACCCCTCCGAGGTTCTGAATATCGGCGAGACCGTCAAAGTTCAGGTCATCAAAGTGAACCCCGAGAGCCAGCGCATTTCGCTGGGGATGAAGCAGCTCGAATCCGACCCATGGGATGGCGTCGAGGTGAAATTCCCGGTCAATGCCAAGTTCACGGGCCGGGTCACGAACATCACCGACTACGGTGCATTCGTCGAGCTGGAACCGGGCGTCGAAGGACTGGTCCATGTCTCCGAGATGAGCTGGACCAAGAAGAACGTCCACCCGGGCAAGATCGTCTCCACCAGCCAAGAGGTCGAGGTCGTCATTCTCGACGTCGATGCCGCCAAACGGCGGATCAGCCTCGGTCTGAAGCAAACGATGGACAACCCGTGGGAAGCGTTCGAGGCCTCCCATCCCGTCGGCACGTTGGTCGAAGGCGAGATTAAGGGCATCACCGAATTCGGCCTGTTCATCGGCCTCGACGGCGGCGTGGACGGTTTGGTCCATCTGTCCGACATCACCTGGACGGGATCGGGCGAAGAAGCCGCCGCCCAGTACCAAAAGGGCCAGATCGTCAAAGCCAAGGTCCTCGATGTCAGCACCGAGAAAGAGCGCATCAGTCTCGGCATCAAACAGCTCACCGACGATCCGTTCGATTCAGTCTCCGACGGCGTCGTCAAGGGCAGCACGGTGACCTGCACGGTCTCCGAGGTAAAAGAGGGCGGCATCGAAGTGACCTTGCCGACCGGCTGGTCGACCTTCATCCGACGTTCCGACCTGTCGCGCGACCGTTCCGACCAACGCCCGGACCGATTCGCACCGGGCGACAAGGTCGACGCCAAGGTGATGTCGGTCGATCCCGAGAACCGCAAGGTCAGCGTTTCGATCAAGGCGCTCGAAGTTGCCGATGAAAAAGAGGCGATGGCCCAATTCGGTTCGTCCGATAGCGGTGCAAGCCTTGGCGACATCCTCGGTGCCGCGTTGCGCGACAAGGAAAAAGCCGGCGACAAATAG
- the sppA gene encoding signal peptide peptidase SppA, whose product MTTDADGIVARRRLRRWLAFWRVSALVAGAALILAVVAVVTDFDPIGDRQHILRVTVSGIVFDDPSILDGLEQAAEDDATLAVLVIVDTPGGTTTGGESIYRELRRIGENGTPVVAVIRTVGASAGYMVALAADRIYALETSITGSIGVLLETAEVSRLLDRLGVSAETFRSAPLKGQPSPFQPLDERTRVATQSLIDDVYAWFLEIFAERRGLPVETARGLADGRAYTGRQALALDLIDAIGGEREALAWLVETRGIPADVPVIDLDRDDDPETFFDLVTGLAKKTLLSERLRLDGLMSVWHPGEN is encoded by the coding sequence ATGACCACCGACGCGGACGGGATCGTCGCCCGACGCCGCTTGCGTCGGTGGCTCGCCTTTTGGCGGGTGTCGGCACTCGTTGCCGGCGCCGCGCTTATCCTTGCGGTCGTTGCCGTCGTGACGGATTTCGATCCGATCGGCGACCGCCAGCACATCCTGCGCGTGACCGTCAGCGGCATCGTGTTCGACGATCCCTCGATTCTGGACGGCCTCGAACAAGCCGCCGAGGATGACGCGACCCTCGCCGTTCTCGTCATCGTCGACACGCCGGGCGGCACGACAACCGGCGGCGAATCGATCTACCGTGAACTGAGGCGGATCGGCGAGAACGGCACACCCGTCGTCGCCGTCATCAGAACCGTGGGGGCGTCCGCGGGCTACATGGTGGCGTTGGCGGCGGACCGAATCTATGCCCTGGAAACCTCCATCACCGGCTCGATCGGCGTTCTGCTGGAGACCGCCGAGGTCAGCCGATTGCTCGACCGCCTCGGGGTATCCGCCGAGACCTTCCGCAGCGCGCCGCTCAAGGGTCAACCGTCTCCTTTCCAGCCGCTGGACGAACGCACCCGGGTGGCGACCCAATCCCTGATCGACGACGTTTACGCGTGGTTTCTGGAGATTTTTGCCGAACGCCGCGGGCTCCCGGTCGAGACCGCACGGGGCCTAGCCGATGGCCGGGCCTACACCGGACGACAAGCGCTCGCGCTCGACTTGATCGATGCGATCGGCGGCGAGCGGGAAGCCTTGGCGTGGCTGGTCGAGACGCGCGGGATCCCCGCCGACGTCCCGGTGATCGACCTCGACCGCGACGACGATCCCGAGACATTTTTCGACCTCGTCACGGGCTTGGCCAAAAAAACGCTTCTCTCAGAACGACTTAGGCTTGACGGCCTGATGTCGGTTTGGCACCCTGGCGAAAATTAG
- the ihfB gene encoding integration host factor subunit beta, whose amino-acid sequence MVKSELIMRLAEMNPHLYQRDIERIVSTIFDEISNALARGDRVELRGFGAFSVKQRAARVARNPRTGEAVRVTEKHVPFFKTGKELRQSLNDGDGDDATESAV is encoded by the coding sequence GTGGTCAAATCCGAACTCATCATGCGTCTCGCGGAAATGAACCCGCATCTCTATCAGCGCGATATCGAACGCATCGTGTCGACCATCTTCGACGAAATTTCGAACGCCCTCGCCCGCGGCGACCGGGTAGAGCTGCGCGGTTTTGGTGCCTTTTCAGTCAAACAGCGCGCGGCGCGGGTTGCTCGCAATCCCCGGACCGGCGAAGCGGTGCGCGTGACCGAAAAGCATGTCCCGTTTTTCAAAACCGGCAAAGAATTGCGGCAAAGCCTCAACGACGGCGACGGCGACGACGCGACCGAATCGGCGGTCTAA
- a CDS encoding lipopolysaccharide assembly protein LapA domain-containing protein, whose translation MRALSSLLTIVIAAIVVWFAIANRHIVPLTFDPLPLSIELPFFLPILIAVLLGLLAGGLISLRAAGERRARLRRAERQRDELQQNLDTVRDKGPAGTSPTTLGRSG comes from the coding sequence ATGCGCGCCCTCTCCAGTCTTTTGACCATCGTTATCGCGGCAATCGTGGTTTGGTTCGCGATTGCCAACCGTCACATCGTCCCGCTGACCTTCGACCCGCTCCCGCTATCCATCGAGCTCCCGTTCTTCCTGCCGATCTTGATCGCCGTCCTGCTCGGCCTGCTCGCGGGCGGCCTTATTTCCTTGCGTGCCGCGGGCGAACGGCGGGCGCGGCTGCGCCGCGCCGAGCGGCAACGCGACGAACTCCAGCAGAACCTCGATACCGTGCGGGATAAGGGACCGGCCGGCACGAGCCCGACAACCCTCGGGCGCTCGGGCTAG
- a CDS encoding ornithine cyclodeaminase family protein, producing the protein MHHLDRAAVAKALPYHALVDALETAFRDGVTTPLRGHHEISVPGGTDGAMLVMPAWKAGRYIVVKMVSVFPDNANRGLASVQGIVVLIDATTGQPRATLDGPEITGRRTAAASALAARYLARPDAHHLLVMGAGTLGGHLARAHSAVRPIRQISVWNRTPARAEKLADDLRRDGFEAAAVAQPDAAMRTADIVSCATMSPIPLVHGALLKPGVHVDVVGAYRPDMRETDDDTVRRARIFVDTREGAHAEAGDILLPLERGVIADSDIRGDLFSLCRGATTGRESATDITMFKSVGTAVEDWAAAVLAYEISSSSTP; encoded by the coding sequence GTGCACCACCTCGATCGCGCCGCGGTCGCGAAAGCCCTTCCCTACCACGCGCTCGTCGATGCCCTCGAAACCGCGTTCCGCGACGGCGTGACGACACCGCTCCGCGGCCACCATGAAATTTCGGTACCGGGCGGCACCGACGGCGCCATGCTCGTCATGCCCGCTTGGAAAGCCGGGCGCTACATCGTCGTGAAAATGGTGTCCGTCTTCCCCGACAATGCCAACCGCGGCTTAGCCTCGGTGCAGGGTATCGTCGTGCTGATCGACGCCACGACCGGCCAGCCGCGGGCGACGCTCGACGGGCCGGAGATCACCGGCCGCCGCACCGCGGCGGCTTCCGCGCTAGCCGCCCGCTACCTTGCCCGCCCCGACGCGCACCACCTGCTGGTGATGGGTGCCGGGACGCTGGGCGGACATCTGGCCCGTGCCCACAGCGCAGTCCGGCCGATCCGGCAAATCAGCGTGTGGAACCGAACGCCGGCGCGCGCCGAAAAACTGGCCGACGACCTCCGGCGCGACGGCTTCGAGGCGGCGGCCGTTGCCCAGCCCGACGCCGCGATGCGGACCGCCGATATCGTCTCGTGCGCAACGATGTCGCCGATACCGTTGGTCCATGGCGCGTTGCTCAAACCGGGCGTCCACGTCGACGTCGTTGGTGCCTATCGCCCCGACATGCGCGAAACCGACGACGACACGGTACGGCGGGCGCGTATTTTCGTGGATACCCGCGAGGGTGCGCATGCCGAGGCAGGCGACATCCTCCTGCCTCTAGAACGCGGTGTCATTGCCGACTCCGATATCCGGGGCGATCTCTTTTCGCTCTGCCGCGGCGCAACGACCGGGCGGGAATCAGCCACCGACATCACGATGTTCAAATCCGTCGGGACGGCCGTCGAAGACTGGGCCGCCGCCGTTCTCGCCTACGAGATATCGTCGTCGTCGACACCGTGA